From Fusobacterium varium:
AGTTCATTCAAATATGGATTAACAGCCATTTTCAAACCACATGTATAAGATATAGAAAATCCCCAGTCTATACCTCTATGAAGATTACTATTATCAATTTTTTCTTGTACATATTTTTCAAATACATTTTCTTCAAAGACTGCATTGTATAAAACTAATTCTCCATCAGCTCCAAATTTCCCCTCTTTTGCTATTCTTCGTATTCTTGGATCTTTTTCAGATTCAAGTTCATAAATAAAATTTACAGGTAGAAAAGGATTGTCTTTATAAGTAGAGTGATGAACTTTTATAATAACTTGTTCTTTTCTCCCATCTTCTAAAACTACTTTTTCAGTTTTAGTTAAAAACCTTTTTGTATATAACTCTTCTTCATCAAAATTAAAGCCAGCATCTGTAAAGAACATTTTATAGATTGAAGAATTTTTTGATACAGGATTACACATAAGAACAAAATGTGATCTTATCCCTTTTACTCTTAATCTTTTTCTTAGTTCTTTAATATCATCTAATGTTAATTCATCAGCTTCCTCAATAACTATATAGTCTATATTTTTTATAGATTTTAGTTTTCTATAGTCATCCATACCTTTAAATATAATTCTAGATCTATTCATTACATTTTGAACTTCCAAAGGTGATTTCATAAATTTCCACTCATCTAAAATATCTAATTGATCAGAAGCATCTAAAATATCCTCATAGCAACTCTCTTTATGAGTAGCAAAAACTTTTCTAATTACAAGAACTTTTCTTTTCTCTTTAGAAGAATCAAGAACCATTTTAGAAAATCCAGTAAAACTTTTCCCAGATCCATATCCACCTATCATTAACAAAATATCAAAATCATCATCTGCAAAAACTTTATAGAAATGTTCAACTATTTGCATTTGGTTTTATCACCTCTATAGTGATTTTTCTATTCATTTTCTTTTCATAATTATCAATAGATTCTTGAGCTTTTTTAGTTTCTAATTCCAATAGCCCCTCTTTAACAGCAACATCTTTCTTCTTTAGTGTCAGCTCACTTTTCTTAATATCAGATAACTTCTCTCGAATTCCATCTGCTGCCTTAGCTCCTAGGAAATCACCCCATACCGAAGCCGCTTGAATAGCTGCTCCAAAGCTTTTACTATCTTTAGAAGCTTCACTCATAATTTTTTCAAGCATTCCCAAAACTTCCCCAGTTCCAAATTTGCTTGTTTCCAGGTATGCTTTTTTCTGCTCTTCAAATACAGATTGTAGCTTTTTATTTTTTTTTAATTTAGAAGCTGCGTCTCGTGGATGCTTATATCCTGCCTTTTCTGCTGCAAGAGTTGGTTTCTCTCCCTGGAGGCAATAATACAAGAAATCTATCTGCATATCTGATAAACTTTCCAGATTATAAATTCTTGTCAAGTCCTCTTTTGTGATATTTTTTGATACTTTTTCAAGTTCTTCTAAGGATTCTGTAAATAGCTTATAGTACCTATTCACAATGTTTTTTATAGAGCTCTCTGAGTACTCTTTTAATCTAGATTGAGTTTCCTTTATCCTGTCATCTTTCTTTTTCCCAAAATTTGAGATCTGGAGAGAATGAAACAATCCTAAGATCTCTATATGTTTTTTGCTAAGTGGAGTTTTCTTTATCAAGTTTTTTCCTCCTTCCTTCAAATTTTTTTTTATAGGGAGAAAAGGGAATCGAACCCTTTCTAAGTTCCTACTCTCCCATAAAACCGAGGGGGATAAGTCCTCGGTAATAATAACGGATTTTAACGAATTTTTAACGAATATTAACTTTTTATTTTAGAATAAGAATTCCTTTACAAATACAAATGTTTCGCTTCCATTGTGGAGCTCGGAAATCCCCGCAGATACCCTAAATTGATATCCACCTTTTTTATTTTTTTCTGAATTTAGATAAGTTTTATTAATTTTTTTTGATACAATCATAAACATCACTCCTTTTTTAATTTTTTTAAGATTATTGGAAGTATAATCTTATCAAGTCCCACCTTTACAGATGGGATATGATAAAAATATACTATTTACTTCTTTCAAATGCTTCATTTGCTGCATATAAGAAATCTTCACACATTTTCATTTCTTCTAACAGAATGGGATCTGAGTTTTCTTTATTTTTATCTTTTAATCTATCTAGGTCTGTGTTTACACCAGTTTCAACATAGCCTACTGTTTCAGCTTCCATAGTTAAAACGATTTTTGGGTAACTAGGTTCACTTTTATCGTCTTCTAGCAAGATATAATCTCTTGCATTTATTCTTCTAAGTGTCAATTCATATGGGCTTACAAGATTTCTGGAATCTTTTATAAATATCCAGGGCATAGATTTAGCTTTTCCTATTCTTTCCCCAAATACTGGTTGTGCTTGGAATAGAAAAACATTTCTATCTTTCCATTTTTGTCTTGTAACTTTTTTCCCTGCTTTAAGTAACCTCTTTGTCTGTTCCCAACTCAATAATTTTTCTTTTTTTTCCATTCTAAAATCCTCCTATTTCTTTTGTTTTTTAACTTCTTTGTCAACTTTTTTCTCTTTATCTACAGTTTTTTCAGAATTATCCTCTGGTTTTATAACTTCATCTCCCTTTTTTACTGTTCCAGGGAGTTTTCCAACAGAGCATTTTTTCGCTATCTCAGATAAAGAGCAGCCCTCGTTTATCTTGTCTTCGAATTCTCCTTTAGTTATTCCAGTTATTCCTTTGCCAACTATTTCTTTTGCGTACAAAGCTTCTATACCAGTTTTTTTAGTGTATTCAACTGTTACCTTTATCCCTTTGTCATTCAGCTTGTGTACGACTTTCTTTTCACTTATAGACTGCCCTATTACTTCTGCATCTTCGAGGTTATAGTTTTCTTTTACTTCTTCCAGTACAGCTGCCATAATCGCCATTTCTTTGTTATAAGTTTCCTGTTTCATGTTTTCCTCCTATTTTCTATTTTTCTCCAGTGTAGCTATATGTAGTAAGTAACTTTCTAACTTTTTATAAATCACTTTTACAGGACCTGAGCCTAACCCATATACTTTACCGCTAAAAAATCATATTCTAGCCTTTTAAATATCTAGGTTTTCACATTTTTACCCCCTTGAAAAATGTGCTTTTTTTGAAATTCAAATTTCATTTTTTGGGGGTAGTTTCAAAAAATACCCTGTAAAAAACAAAAACAGGATTTAAAATCCTGTTGTCTTATAAACTATCTATTTTAGGCACTTCTTGTATAAATTCTATATTTGTTTTTATGCTTGTTATATTAAATAATAATTTCTCTAATCTATAAAAATTATTAAAGAATTTTATCTTTGTACTGCCATTTTTTTCTGTATCTTCCAGGCTCTCCCTAGCCCAACTGATATAGTTATATTTCATTCTGTCTGTAACCCCTACATCAGAATTTTTTATAATATTCTTTATCATTTCAAAGTCCAAAATTAAGGATTGCATATCCTTTATTTCTGCCCTTAAAGGCGGTTTGGACTTCTTTAATACTGTAATTAGTCTTTTTTTAAGTTCTTTGTTTTTCTTTTCTAGTACAAGATTTAATCTATCCCACAAGTTTTTTTCTAGGTATTTTGAATATTTTTCTTTTAGGATCCGCATTGTAAATTTATCTAAATTTAATGTTGTTTCTCCCAGAACCTTTGGAGTGAATACCTGCTCCACTCTTATAATAGTTTTTCTACCTGGTATATAACTTTTCTTATTGGATTGAGCCATCTTGTTATAAATATTAATCTTATAGTCCGACTTATTGTATGTAAACCCCGTGGTATAGTCTTTGGTATTTCCTTTTTGCTCTATTTGGATATATTTTTTAGATTTTTTATTTTCTGGACCCATGCTTTCCACAAAGGTTTCATATACAATTCCAAAAATTAAAAAGTAATCTTCAAATATGTCCTCGAACTGCTGTGCAACATCTATTCGAATATACTTTAGATGGTGCATTTTCAAGGTATCATCTGCCGAAAATTCCTTTACAAGTCTTAAAAGTTCTGCATTAACTTCCATTCTTTGCTTTTCTGTAGTTATAAGACTTATGTTATCTTCATAGAAGAATTTTGGGTAACTAAAATCTATATAAATAAAAGTTTCCTGGTAATCAAAACCTTTAGATTTCAGTTTAATGTTATTTATCCAGTGTCCTTTTAGCTTTAACGTGGCTTTTCGGTCATTGTTGCTTACTTCTGTTTCTCCATATCCTCTAAATTTTTTATCTAGGATAATTGATATAGTTTTTAGGTCTGTAGCTGCTACAGTCATTATATTGCAAGTATCTATCATAACAGCTCCTTAGGCGTATTTTAATGCTATATTTTCTATCTCTTGTTTTTCTTCCTTGTTAGCGATTTTAATTGTTGCTATATAAAATCTTAACCCATTTTCTTTCACTCCAAATTTAGGAGTTCCAAAAATTTTAAATTTAGAAATTTCTTGTAGTACTCTATCATATTTCTTTAAAGATTTAGATGCAAAATGAAATAAAATAGTGTTTTCTATAATTTTACTTTCTCTTTTCTTTTCCATTTTTTCCTCCTCTTTTTTAAAAATACTTACCAAAACCTACAGCCAATAAACTATAGGTTTCAGAAAATACTTTTTTTATCAGGAAAGATCTTAAAGCAGACCCAAGTTTATAACTTGGTATAAGAACCAAAGTTTTCTTTAATTCTTATATCAAGCAATAAATATGCTTGATTCCCATTCTCCAAAAAGCTATAATATATTCACGACAAATTTTAAAGTTTAAGGAGATGATTAAGTATGGAATTTCTTCCTAGAAATTTTGAAACGATTTTAAATATTCTCAATAAAAATAAGAATAAATTAAATCTTGATGATATTTTTTTTCAAATTAAAAATAATCCAAATTACAAAATTGAGGCAATAGAGCTATATCCTGCACTACATTCTCTCCTTAAAGACGGATATATTAATAAATATAACCCTAAAAATTCAATATTTAATTCACATTTCATTGAGTCTGACGATATTCTCTATATAACTACCAAAGGGAAGCTCTATTTAACAAATGTTACTTTTACTAAAGAGCATATTGATAGAGAAAAAAAGCATGTTCAATTAGCAGAAGAGGCTAATCTTATAGCTAAAAAAGCTAAAAAAGAAGCTAAATTTGCTAATTATGTAGCCATTTTTTCTTTGCTTATAGCTATAATTGCCTTATTCAAAAAATAATTTATATATTAAAACAACAATTGCAAAAACTAGTGAGAAACTTGAAATTGCTAAACTTATATGAACACTTTTCCTATATTGTTTAGCAGTTTCTAAACTTTCTTCAGCAATCCTTTTTCTTTCTTCTATATTTTTTCTCATATCCATTTATTGCTCCTCTATTTTAAAGAAATCTGTAAAATCACACTCACACATTTCAGATTTATTATCTGACATAAGAACTAAAACTTCTTTAATTCTTACATCAAGCAATAAAATTATTTTAGACATTTCAGTAAAAAAATGTTAAAATCCCTATGAGAGGGAACAAATAAAAATTTCTGGAGGTTTAAATATGAATAATGATATTGAATTTAGAGACTTTATAAAAATTATTAACAAATTTATTGGAAAATCTACTAATGAATTTAGATATCCTTTAAGTGCCATGACTTCCTTAGATAGCAGTAAATACGAATCTGGCAGAAGAATATTTATTGCTACTAAAGATGAGTACATGGCTCTTATAGAACAAATTTTTGATGATAAACTTCTAGAAATGGAAAATTTACATAAATCAATAACTAAAATTAAATAGTTATAATGTTCCCTCTCTTTACTTCAGATCTATTTCAAAGTCTTTCAAAACTTCCCAATACTCACATTCACAATAATAATCTGAAAAACTTATATCTCCTAATTTTAAAACTCTCCCAATCAAATTCAATTCTTCCTTTAATAATTTTTCCGAAAAATCTAATCTTTTTTTATTTCTCAAAAGAATTACTTTCTTTAAAACTTCTTCCCTTTCAAGAAATTCTATTTTTTCTAATAATTCATTACTGTTATATTCTTCTAAAATAAATTTTAAATCTATTTCATTGTAATATTCTCCTGGTAAGAAAAAAAATTTTTTCTCTTTAGCAGCTGAACATTTTACAAACTCTTTAATTGCAGCATTCATTCTTTTAAGTTTTTCTGTTTCCATTTATTGCTCCTTTTCTGAAAGAGTATCAAAAATATTAAGAGATTTTTTCAATTCAAAAATAACCTTTTCACATTGCTCTAGACATTTTGTTTGGAGCAATTTTTTTACTTGTTTTCTAATATATCTTTTATATTTTTTTGATTTTTTTTCATTTACTGCTCCTCTATTTTTTAAAAAATATACGTTTAATTCGTATAAAATAACTAAAAAAATATAATTATATCTTTTTTTATTCCTTTTTCAATTTTAATTATATTTTTCAATGCTATACATTTGCCTTTTTCTAGATTTTCTAACCACGAAAAGAAAGTAGTATATTTTACATCAATATTTATAGCAAATTTTTTATAATCAATTTTCTTTTCTGAAATATAATCATTAATTTCTTTTATAATTTTTTTAGCAATTTCTGCTTCTTTACATTTCATCTACTTCCTCCTTCTTTTATTTTGAATTATATACGATACAGACGTATTTGTCAAACAAAAAAATAAAAAGAGCAATTTCATGCTCTTAAAATTTTATTAATTTTTATTATCTTGTAACTTTATTCTAGGAATTTTAAAACTTTTTAATCCTGATAATTCAAAAGCTGTTTCTACTCTAGCAAAAATATTATCTTTAACCTTTTCATAAATCTCACTATTAAATATTGATATCTTATTTTTCCCCTCTATTTTGTAATCAATCGCATATTCAGCTTCATATTCTACTTTATTTTCATTTTCATTTTTTAAAACGATACTAATCTTTACCAATACTGTTCCTTTTTCTAAAACATATTCTGGATTTTTTGCTGGCTGTGAAAAAATTTTGACATTAAGTTGAGTCTCAAATTTTAAGCCAGTTAGCTTATTTACTCTTTTGAATTTTTCTTCTTTTAAAATATTTTTTATGATACATATATCCATTTTTCAACCTCTATCTCATTTTCAGCTAAATATCCTGTTTTAGAAATATTTAGCTCCTCATTTTTAGGAAAACATTCTTCAGTATACTGTTTCATTTCAATTTTATCCTTATCAATATATAAAGTAAAATTACTAATAGACAATATACCACTTATTACTGCTATATTTTTTATATTATTGATTTTGATATTCTTCTCTTCATAGTTTATAAATTCATTAGAAATAGATTTTATTTTTTTATTTACTATATTATTAACAGCATTTTTATTTAAAAAATATTTTTTTAAATATTCAATTGAAATATTATTATATATAAAATTTAATTTTTGAAAATTATTTAAGCTTAAATTATATAATTTAAAATAATAGTAAAACTTAGCAATTGTTCCTAAAATAGTTCCAGTTAATATAGAAAAAAATAAAACCAAAAATATTTTTAATTCCATAATTTTATCCTCCTTTTCTTTAATTTTCGAGGCAATTACTACAAGCCAAAATTGTTATAATTCCTAATGGAATCAACAATAAAGTTTCTTTGTTTATTGGATAGTTAAAAGTTGCTATACCTAGAGAATACAACATTTCTTCGTTTTTTTCAACTAATAAATAGCATGAAACCTGAATAGATTGAAGAAAAAGAATAAAAATCCCTGCACAATTCAATAAATAATGTATAGTGTTTTTTTTACTTGTCTCTCTTTCTTGCTCTAATAATTCATATATAATAAATCCTTCTTGATAGAATACTGGTATATAATATAAACATAAATTTATTGCATAACGTTCTGAGTCTTTATCTTTTGTTGTAAGATAAAATACTGCCCATAAAAAAATATTATAAAAGATTTCTAATATTATCTTACCTCTTCTTACCTTCATTTCACCCTCTAAATTTTTTAATTTTTCAATTTTTTTAATTGTTCCAAAACAATTAAATCTATACTCAATTTATACTCATAGTCATCTATGTCCTCGTCATAAAGAAGTTCAGCAGCAAAAGTATTAGCTTCTACTTCCATTTGATTAGTATAT
This genomic window contains:
- a CDS encoding putative phage terminase large subunit, with the protein product MQIVEHFYKVFADDDFDILLMIGGYGSGKSFTGFSKMVLDSSKEKRKVLVIRKVFATHKESCYEDILDASDQLDILDEWKFMKSPLEVQNVMNRSRIIFKGMDDYRKLKSIKNIDYIVIEEADELTLDDIKELRKRLRVKGIRSHFVLMCNPVSKNSSIYKMFFTDAGFNFDEEELYTKRFLTKTEKVVLEDGRKEQVIIKVHHSTYKDNPFLPVNFIYELESEKDPRIRRIAKEGKFGADGELVLYNAVFEENVFEKYVQEKIDNSNLHRGIDWGFSISYTCGLKMAVNPYLNELYIYWEYYNKGKLTLELFDELEPLREGNIPIYADSASSQTIADFYDAGYNIAGATKGKGSVDYHEQMLRSFSRIVIDIKRCPNTKEEVESCVYKKNSDGSMKSGKYNIDAHSIAAMGYGLEEFEYTPLKKRLKTFYGTRRG